ACCTGGTAGCTGCCGTTGGCCATGCTGCTCATCTTAAAGTCCACCGTGTTGCTGTACTTCGAAGAGCGAATCATGTTCGTGCGGGCCGCGTCCGTGCTGGGAATCAGCGCCACGGTGGTCTTGTTGTGCAGCGTGCCGTTCATGGAGTAGTTGGGTGCCGAGTTGCCTTCCCAGTTCTTGCCGTCAATCGTGGAGGCGCCCCCGTTCAGGTCAATAGCCCGGTAGAAAGTGCCGGCTACCGGCGTAGTGCTGGTAGGCGTGGTGGGCGTAGTGGGCGTAGTGGTGGTAGCCGCCTGAACGCTCACACTCACAGCCGAGGAGGTAGCAGTGGCACCAGCATTGTCCGTGGCTTTCGCCGTCAGGCTCACCGAGCCCGCAGCCGTGGGCGTCCAGCTCAGCTCATAAGGAGAGGAAGTATCTTCGCCCAGCTTAGTGCTGCCTGAGAAGAACTCTACTTTGCTCACGGTACCATCCGCGTCCGAAGCCGAAGCCGTCAGTTTCACAGCCGTGTTTACTACCGGCGAGGTAGCAGAAGCCGTCAGGCTCACGGTAGGCACCTTGTTGGTGGTAGTAGCAGGAGGCGTAGTGGTGGTTCCGCCGCCGCTGCCGCCAACCCCAATTTTAACATTGTTGCTGCTCAGCTTATTCTGCCAGATGGTCCACTCGTTCTTCTCCGTGTCCAGCGTAATGGGGTTAGGCATGTGCTGGGTGTTGGTAGCAATCTGCAGGCCGTAGTCGGCTTCATCGTTCCGGTTGGCGTACGGGCGGTTGTAGCCCCACTTCACGTAGCCAATGGTGTTGTTATCTACCCGGTGGTTGTAGAAAACACTGCTCGAGAGGTTGTTGTAGTTGAAGATGGCTACGCCGGAGTACGTTGCGGGGAGCTTGGTTGTGCCATCGGGCATCAAACCTGCCGTTACAATGCGGTTGTGGTGGTAGTAGATATCGTGGCCGGCGGCCAGGTTCATACCACCGTTACAGATGCTGACAAACTGGTTGTTGAAAGACTCAATGAAGGCCGGCAGTGCGCCATCCTTCAGGCCGTCCGTAATCATGCCCGTACCGTAGAAAGACGTACCCGTAGCCGGGTAAGGATAAGCACCCTGAATGTAGTTGTCGTGCACTTTGGCCCAGGCGCTCGATACCCCGCCCGAGCTGTAGAAGTTGATATTATCTTCTACCAGTGAGTTGTTAGGGGTGTTCACTACCTCGTTCCAGGCAATTTCAATATTACCAATGTTGGTAACCTTATCCATGCCCACGAAATTGGCTTTGGTGCCACCCCCGTTGCGGTAGCGCGAGTCAATGTTCCGCACCTGGTTTCGCAGAATCGTCAGGGTCTGGGAGGGCGAGCCATCACCCGTCCATTGGTGAATGGTAATGCCCGTCGTTTGCTCCATGTAGTTGTTTTCTACCCGTACCGACTTAGCGGCGTGGGTAGCCAGGAAGCGGCCGCGGCGAATATTATCCTGGCTGGGCGTGAGGCCATAGCCTTTGCAGTTGCGCACCGTCAGAACAGCCCCGCCATTAACCGCCGAAATATGGTCGCCGGCGCTGGCAATGATGCAGCCATCCAGAATAACCGGCTCGGAAGTGGTAATCTTAATGGCCGGTGTATTAGAATCGGTACTGCGGTAGTTGCCCGTATATGTACCGCCTTTTGAAATCGTAATGGGACCTTGATAGGTCACGTTGGGTGCTTGCGCAGCAGCCCGGAACGTAGCCGGACCAAACCCTAATACCAACAGCACGAACGCCAACAGCGGCAGAAAGCGTGCACCAGAGGATGTTGTGTTGTGGGCGTACCCAAACCGGTTTCCAGAGGTTTTTTGCATTCTGAGTTTTGTAAAAATGAAAAACAGGGAAATGAATGACTAGCTAAACCCGCTTATGTTTTAATTGGGTCAAGATGTCTAGATCATTTTTGTGCAATTGATGGTCAGTGCCGGGCACCGGCCAAAACAACGGGGTGTTAGTTTCTGTACTCGCCCGGTGGTGCGCAAGCCCCGGGCTCCTGGAGGCCGTTCTTCTGCGCAGAAGAACGGAGTAGTAAACTAATAAAGTTGTTAATTACCTGGTAAAACAGGTTTTCAGCAGCACGATTCAACTCTCTCCAACAGCATGCCTTATAAAGCATCTGTCTCCTCGCTTCTCACTCCGGTGCAATTCAAATCCCCCTTTCAGCGAACTATGCCCCGATTTTGAAAAAGCAGATCAGATAGTAACTTGTAAAAGTCATAAATCTGATACCGTGATTCATTACAAATGTACAAAAGATAAAATGACCCGAGGGGCAACACCAAAATTATGTATATAGGACTAAAATAAGATGGAATAGAAAATAGATATCGTAATCCGCTTATATAAGCCGGAATGTGATTTTTTGGGGTAACTGATTTGCTGCCAAGGGCATAAAAAAAATCTTCCGGAGGGAAGATTTTTACGGTTTAGCCACAATTAGCGCCGGGCCAGCATGTTGGCCGGCTGGGGCGGTTTGGTCAGGGTAGCCCCCACTTTTACCTGATGGCGGCGTAGCTTGCGTTTCCAGAGGCGCCATTCCAGTTGCTCTGTACGCCGGGTAATGGGGTTAGGAAGATGCTGCTGGGCCGAGCAGCTGGTACAGGCATGGCGGTGCTCATCCTGCCGGCCGGACACCGGAGCGCTGTAATTCTGATTGTTGTAGCCCACCACGTTATGGTCGATGCTATGCCGGTTGAAAACCGAGGAGTCCATATTGTAATGATTAAAGATGGCCAGCCCGGCAAACGTAGAAGGCAGATAGCGCCCATCGGGCAGATGGGCGCTGTGCACCACCCGGTTCTGGAAGAAGCGGATATCGTGGCCGGCTGCTATGCTCATGCCTGCATTGCAGGTGTTTATCACCTGGTTACTGTAGGCCTGCACGTACGCGGTGGTGGTTTCGGCAGTGGCACCTTGGCCATCCATCATAATGCCCGAGCCGGAATACTGCGGGCTGGTGGCCGGGTAGGGGTAAGCACCCTGAATGTAGTTGTTATGCAGTTGAATTGGCTTTTCCGGGGTGCCCGAGGAGTTAAAGAAATTGATGTTGTCTTCCACCAGGGAGCTGTCGGGCTCATTTATCACTTGGTTCCATGCTATTTCGATGCCGGGCACGCGCCACACCTTATCCAGACTCAGCCAGCTGGCGCGGGTGCGGCCGCCATTCCAGTAACGACCATCAATATTGCGGGAGCGGTTGTAGCGCACGGTCAGGGTTTCTTCTGGGGTGCCTTCCCCGCTCCAGCGCAGCACATAAATACCGGTGGTCTGCTCCATGGTGCAGTGTTCAATGCGCAGCATACGGGCGCCTTCGGCCACCAAAAACCGGCCCCGGGCGGTTTCCGGAATCTGGGGCAGCACGCCCCGCCCGTAGCAATTTTCTACCGTGAGCCAGGCGCCAGGCGCGGCTTCAATCAGGTGGCCGCTGCCTTTCAGGTAGCTGTTGCGCAACAGTACCGGCTCACGGGTAAGAATCCGCACGCAGGGCCGGCTGGCATCGGTACTGATAAAAGTGCCGCTGTAGGTGCCGCCCTGGCGAATCACCAGCGGTCCGTTTGGGCCCTCCGATAGAAATGCCTGGGAAGACTCCATGGTGAGGCAGGCACCTGTGAGCACAAAGGCCAGAAGACGGAGCATAAGCATCGGCAGAAGATTTAGGTATCCAGAAAAACCTCGAATGCAGGCAGTGCTACCGGTTGTTCGGCACTGTGCAGATGTAGCAGCGGGACCTGGCCATAAAAAGAAGCCCAAAGGGAGTAGGAGCTGGGCGGGCCCAGGATATAGTCGCAGCCGGCCAGGGCGTATAGGTCTTCCACGAAGTGCCCGGTGGGGCGGTGTACCGTTAATCCGGCAAAATCAGTGGGGTCAACTTCCTCATTGGAGCAGAGCAGAAAGGCCACGCGCTGCTGTGTGGGCAGCTGGTCGCGCAGCTGGCGCATGGCGCGGGCGTAGGTAGCATTGGTGTAGTAGAAGGCACCCCCGGCATAGTGGGCGTAGTCGCCGCGGCGCAGGTGCACGCCCACCACCACATCAGCCGTTTGGCGCACCTGTTCCAGCAGGTTGGCTACGGCGAGGCGGTGGGGCGCAATGGGCGCAAACAGCTGGCGCAGGCGCGGGGCCTGCCGCACAAAATGGCGCTTATCCCGAAAAAGCCAGCCGTGGGCCAGCACAATGCTACTGCTGCGGGCCTGCGCCAGGTATTCCGGCTGGTTCAGGTCGAAGCAGGTGTCATCCTTATCAGCAGAATGCACCAGCGTGAGCCGGCTGCCGGGCACCAGCCGCGCCGCGCTGCCCAGTAGCCGGAATGCCCGGGGGTGCTGCAGCAGGCCAAATACTTTATCCAGCTGGGCGCGCTGCCTGCCAAACGGATGCAGGGAAACCGGCAGGCCGCCAAACTCCCCGCTGGCCGTGGCTTCAAAGTATGGCGCGTACGCCCCAAAGCTGGGGTTGCACAACTCGTAGCCGTACTCCGCCGCATTGCTGATAAAATGGGCGAACAGAAACAGGCGGTTGCCGAGCTGTCCGGTACGTTTCACGAGAATAACCATAGCAAGGAAAATCAGCAGCGCTTCTACAATTTCAAGCAGCTATAAAGTAGCTCAGCTCAACAGCTCAGGCCAGTTTATGCGGTAGAAAATACCCGCCCAGCCGCCGCAGATACCCGTTCAGTAAAAACAGCGGCAACAGCAGGGGTGGACAATTTTTTAGGGCAAAGTGGGTGAAATTCAATAAGTTGCCGCCGCCCCGAATGCCGAACAGATGCTGGTAGTAGCCGCGCAGGCTGCGCCGCCGCCGGGTTTGCTGCTGGCCGCTTTCCTCGGGGTAGGTCAGCAGGTGGGCGTCATAGTTGATGTAGACTGGAAACCCCCGCCGGCGCGCCACACTGGTGTAGTCATAGTCGGCGAGGTAGTGGGGCAGGCGGCGCTCATCAAAGAGGCCAATGGTACGCAGCACTTCCCCCGGAATCAGCAGGCCCCGGCCTGGCAGGTAGGTAACCGGGTGCAGGCCCTGGCGCTCCTCGGCGGGCAGCTGCTGCAGCAGAAAGGCACTGCGGTGCGTGAGCCAGCTAAACCGCTCCCCCCCATAAATAGGCTGCCGGGTTGAGGCGTCCAGCTCCAGGGCGCCCAGCACCGCGTGGGGCTGCCGGCGGGCCCAGAGCAGCATGTTCTCCAGAAAAGCAGGCGTTGCCACCACATCATTGTTCAGGGTGAGAACGTGGGTAGCACCGTAGCCCAAGGCCTGCCGGATGCCCATATTCACGCCGGCCGTCCAGAATAGCTCGCCGTTGCCGCGCAGCACTTCTACCTCCGGAAATTCCCGCCCCAGCGCCTCAGCGGTGCCATCGGTAGAGCCATCATCTACCACAAGCACGCGGAAGTGCTGGTAGGTTTGCTGGCGGAGCGAGCTTAAGCAGGCCTGCGTAAACGCCCAGCGGTTGAAAACCGGAATAATAACGTAGAGCATGGGTCCAGGGAGAAGCTACGGTACAGAAAATGGGATAGGGCGGTAGACGGTTAAACCCGGCGAAGCGGCTACGTGGCAGGTACGGAGTAGCTGGCCGCTGGCAGGCCCTCGGTAGCGGCGCGTCGCCGAAGCCGCCACTGGTCCGGCCACCGAATAAGCCGGGCGAGGCGGGCCAGCACCCGGCCCGTCAGAAACCGCCGGAACTGGCGCTCATCGCGGGCATAGTTGCCCAGCACGGGCGTGGGGTGCTGCAGCGGGAAGGAGAGGCGGTAGCGCGTGTGCCCGGCCACATGGTGGGTGGCACTGACGGTATGCGTGGCATCGGGCCCGGAACCAATATTCTGCACCAGGTTTACCGCCGGGATAATAGCCAGGCCGGAATTGGCCGCTACCGTGAAGTGCCACTGATAATCCCAGGTATGGGGCGGGTAGGCTTGCCGGCGCATGGCTTCAAACTTCTGCAGCCAGTAATACCGCTGTAGCCGCGAAGGATACATGCTGCTGAGCAACCCACGCCGGCGCAGCTCGGGCAGCTGGGCATACTCAAAGTCATACAGCTGCCAGGCGCGCCGCCACGTAGCCCAGCCCCAGGAATGCACTTGGCTGGAAAAGGAGTAGGAATCGGTGGGGGCGGTATGCTCCCGGGCTTCCTGGAATAAGTTGTTGCCGCCAATGTGCATCACCCGCGTATCGTGGCGGTAGCGGGTCAGCAGTTCCTGGCAGAAAGGGAAAAAGTCAGGGCCGGCCACGCAGTCATCTTCCAGAATAATGCCTTCGGGCTCGTGCTCAAAAAACCAGTTGATGGCCGTGGATACGCCCCGGCTGCAGCCCAGATTGGCGGGCTGAAATAAGGTTTGCAGCTGGCA
The Hymenobacter sp. DG25B genome window above contains:
- a CDS encoding glycosyltransferase family 2 protein translates to MLYVIIPVFNRWAFTQACLSSLRQQTYQHFRVLVVDDGSTDGTAEALGREFPEVEVLRGNGELFWTAGVNMGIRQALGYGATHVLTLNNDVVATPAFLENMLLWARRQPHAVLGALELDASTRQPIYGGERFSWLTHRSAFLLQQLPAEERQGLHPVTYLPGRGLLIPGEVLRTIGLFDERRLPHYLADYDYTSVARRRGFPVYINYDAHLLTYPEESGQQQTRRRRSLRGYYQHLFGIRGGGNLLNFTHFALKNCPPLLLPLFLLNGYLRRLGGYFLPHKLA
- a CDS encoding Ig-like domain-containing protein codes for the protein MQKTSGNRFGYAHNTTSSGARFLPLLAFVLLVLGFGPATFRAAAQAPNVTYQGPITISKGGTYTGNYRSTDSNTPAIKITTSEPVILDGCIIASAGDHISAVNGGAVLTVRNCKGYGLTPSQDNIRRGRFLATHAAKSVRVENNYMEQTTGITIHQWTGDGSPSQTLTILRNQVRNIDSRYRNGGGTKANFVGMDKVTNIGNIEIAWNEVVNTPNNSLVEDNINFYSSGGVSSAWAKVHDNYIQGAYPYPATGTSFYGTGMITDGLKDGALPAFIESFNNQFVSICNGGMNLAAGHDIYYHHNRIVTAGLMPDGTTKLPATYSGVAIFNYNNLSSSVFYNHRVDNNTIGYVKWGYNRPYANRNDEADYGLQIATNTQHMPNPITLDTEKNEWTIWQNKLSSNNVKIGVGGSGGGTTTTPPATTTNKVPTVSLTASATSPVVNTAVKLTASASDADGTVSKVEFFSGSTKLGEDTSSPYELSWTPTAAGSVSLTAKATDNAGATATSSAVSVSVQAATTTTPTTPTTPTSTTPVAGTFYRAIDLNGGASTIDGKNWEGNSAPNYSMNGTLHNKTTVALIPSTDAARTNMIRSSKYSNTVDFKMSSMANGSYQVYLYVWEDNYSETFSVQVEGKSVQTGIVSGSAGTWKKLGPYAANVTDGVLNVTTTGGTVNLSGVEVWTGSTSTTTTTTANKAPSVSLTASNTAPTVNTAITLSASASDADGTVSKVEFFSGSTKLGEDTSSPYSLSWTPTATGTFSLTAKATDNSAAATTSGAVSVSVKAATTTTTTTTTPTTTTSTAFYRAIDLNGGASTIDGKNWEGNSAPNYSMNGTLHNKTTVALIPSTDAARTNMIRSSKYSNTVDFKMSSMANGSYQVYLYVWEDNYSETFSVQVEGKSVQTGIVSGSAGTWKKLGPYAANVTDGVLNVTTTGGTVNLSGVEVWKQTTSTASIFTPSAGSLNVASAPASVYPTPQAGGLVQLPAFTASAVVVPALQARQWALAPKIG